A section of the Osmia lignaria lignaria isolate PbOS001 chromosome 16, iyOsmLign1, whole genome shotgun sequence genome encodes:
- the LOC117600768 gene encoding uncharacterized protein LOC117600768 isoform X1 has protein sequence MHTGEVRNTILCNASLEISWDFIELLHKRKTIREVHFTNTERQQVAKYNNVMESLQTLKDNRNDCKENISKNLLHLTTHKHSVYKLIYNSENSAGLPVSHDHHRQIIMLLSEGIDFINKLQNIYKNLDNENKENNANSANLTHDITSCTRSVERELYKIKLLIAEIQILQNNADLLNKLKQENCLNASDEGMEI, from the exons ATGCATACAGGCGAGGTTCGCAACACTATACTGTGCAATGCCAGCTTAGAAATAAGTTGGGACT TCATCGAGCTTCTACATAAGAGAAAAACCATCCGTGAAGTCCATTTCACAAATACAGAAAGACAACAAGTTgcaaaatataataatgtaatgGAAAGTCTACAGACTCTAAAAG ATAATagaaatgattgtaaagaaaatattaGTAAGAATCTTCTACATCTGACAACACATAAACATTCAGTATATAAACTTATTTATAATTCAGAAAATAGTGCAGGATTGCCAGTTTCTCATGACCATCATCG GCAAATAATAATGCTTTTATCTGAAGgaattgattttataaataagtTGCAGAACATTTATAAGAATTtggataatgaaaataaagaaaataatgcaaattctGCAAATCTTACTCATGATATT ACATCTTGTACACGTTCTGTAGAAAGAGAGCTTTATAAAATAAAGTTACTAATTGCTGAAATACAAATATTACAGAATAATGCGGATTTATTGAATAAGTTAAAAcaagaaaattgtttaaatgcTAGTG atGAAGGTATGGAAATTTAA
- the LOC117600768 gene encoding uncharacterized protein LOC117600768 isoform X2: MLKTSLEISCDFIELLHKRKTIREVHFTNTERQQVAKYNNVMESLQTLKDNRNDCKENISKNLLHLTTHKHSVYKLIYNSENSAGLPVSHDHHRQIIMLLSEGIDFINKLQNIYKNLDNENKENNANSANLTHDITSCTRSVERELYKIKLLIAEIQILQNNADLLNKLKQENCLNASDEGMEI; the protein is encoded by the exons ATGCTTAAGACCAGCTTAGAAATAAGTTGCGACT TCATCGAGCTTCTACATAAGAGAAAAACCATCCGTGAAGTCCATTTCACAAATACAGAAAGACAACAAGTTgcaaaatataataatgtaatgGAAAGTCTACAGACTCTAAAAG ATAATagaaatgattgtaaagaaaatattaGTAAGAATCTTCTACATCTGACAACACATAAACATTCAGTATATAAACTTATTTATAATTCAGAAAATAGTGCAGGATTGCCAGTTTCTCATGACCATCATCG GCAAATAATAATGCTTTTATCTGAAGgaattgattttataaataagtTGCAGAACATTTATAAGAATTtggataatgaaaataaagaaaataatgcaaattctGCAAATCTTACTCATGATATT ACATCTTGTACACGTTCTGTAGAAAGAGAGCTTTATAAAATAAAGTTACTAATTGCTGAAATACAAATATTACAGAATAATGCGGATTTATTGAATAAGTTAAAAcaagaaaattgtttaaatgcTAGTG atGAAGGTATGGAAATTTAA
- the LOC117600768 gene encoding uncharacterized protein LOC117600768 isoform X3: MDNVEKVIELLHKRKTIREVHFTNTERQQVAKYNNVMESLQTLKDNRNDCKENISKNLLHLTTHKHSVYKLIYNSENSAGLPVSHDHHRQIIMLLSEGIDFINKLQNIYKNLDNENKENNANSANLTHDITSCTRSVERELYKIKLLIAEIQILQNNADLLNKLKQENCLNASDEGMEI, from the exons aTGGATAATGTTGAAAAAGTCATCGAGCTTCTACATAAGAGAAAAACCATCCGTGAAGTCCATTTCACAAATACAGAAAGACAACAAGTTgcaaaatataataatgtaatgGAAAGTCTACAGACTCTAAAAG ATAATagaaatgattgtaaagaaaatattaGTAAGAATCTTCTACATCTGACAACACATAAACATTCAGTATATAAACTTATTTATAATTCAGAAAATAGTGCAGGATTGCCAGTTTCTCATGACCATCATCG GCAAATAATAATGCTTTTATCTGAAGgaattgattttataaataagtTGCAGAACATTTATAAGAATTtggataatgaaaataaagaaaataatgcaaattctGCAAATCTTACTCATGATATT ACATCTTGTACACGTTCTGTAGAAAGAGAGCTTTATAAAATAAAGTTACTAATTGCTGAAATACAAATATTACAGAATAATGCGGATTTATTGAATAAGTTAAAAcaagaaaattgtttaaatgcTAGTG atGAAGGTATGGAAATTTAA
- the twy gene encoding fas-binding factor 1 twitchy isoform X3, which yields MIDLTGTSNLEIITKTLEDMDSLNIELFNESFKKSESTASTVKDSHMQMNGETKKKVIFKDSIKDNFLFDLPSDEETSTKEERLFSSDSKSNMAEDLFKIKTPIIPTTSIKLNNELESKFNFEQEDNQLFSQRQNSYSVSKDIFSTLQNELTTEKKTEQLKKIAKRDEDILTNLIDKSDTIDNKSRRLSLKDNISGNKLHSSIVLDSVNPKYIRKMESDTMVQSMSTLPDTRSQSISKSTKISTKESQSGKRNIELINDPLGLLSTSLLPEQSLQLMINENVQSKDLKLQSTKTEENLPEWLGGSTKLEDRKSEKKLKETDEISTSKQNIETSINSATDLKISDASDSKAASVHSKHLSMLFGTQFNQQTALINMQQPEHDLKTATVISQQNKELNNVSNAQYTILHNQEEQFNTLLKLQFERQASLEKQIKMQQERIDQYIQVLMTQLISTSSTTSVYASCTSESNRREKEFTNEIKEMEKIIKKLQVEKSKLEVLLSTVNERHKDEITFQTEFYQRQISFVKEAMMKSEERTRQEIECLETDYMTKLEKLKDEKEQIENQYKEEIHNLKNDHAQQIKELSDLHSVNIKLLQKEYFNIIESISKAKQIEDQMIETMTNRKTDIEDILQKANSIIGTILENKEKLEIKHNQIIEFRENTLKILEDHIKAQKLELKNQNDILQEYLNKFIETTEQFSTRIVQFITELQKQNMLSTQLQEMFNKKSASLLHERELFGERVKWEENYLQTLKETWVKEQEKQLQLLAQEKEIVATKRAQLEVLSKLKSSNHKFAKIEVI from the exons ATGATTGATCTTACTGGAACttcaaatttagaaataattacaAAAACATTAGAAGATATGGATAGCTTAAACATAGAATTATTTaatgaatcatttaaaaaatcagaATCTACTGCAAGTACTGTTAAAGATTCTCATATGCAGATGAATGGggaaacgaaaaagaaagttatatttaaag ATTCTATCAAAGATAACTTCTTATTTGATTTGCCATCTGATGAAGAAACTTCTACTAAAGAGGAGAGATTATTTTCATCTGATAGTAAAAGTAACATGGCAGAAGATTTGTTTAAAATCAAAACACCAATTATACCTACAACAagtattaaattaaacaatgaattggaatcaaaatttaattttgagcAAGAAGATAATCAGTTATTTTCACAGAGACAAAACAGTTACTCTGTTTCTAAGGATATTTTTAGTACATTGCAAAATGAATTAACtacagaaaaaaaaactgaaCAGTTAAAAAAAATAGCTAAAAGAGATGaagatattttaacaaatttaattgATAAGTCAGATACAATAGACAATAAATCAAGAAGGCTATCATTAAAAGATAACATATCTGGAAATAAACTTCATTCATCAATAGTTCTGGATTCTGTTAATCCTAAGTATATTAGAAAAATGGAATCGGACACTATGGTACAATCTATGAGTACTTTACCAGACACAAGATCTCAATCCATTAGCAAATCAACTAAAATTTCTACTAAAGAATCTCAAAGTGGTAAAAGGAATATAGAACTTATAAATGATCCTCTAGGTTTATTATCCACTAGTTTGTTACCAGAACAAAGTCTTCAACTG atGATAAATGAAAATGTGCAAAGCAAagatttaaaattacaaagtactaaaacagaagaaaatttgCCAGAATGGTTGGGTGGTTCAACAAAATTAGAAGATAGAAAATCAGAAAAAAAGCTGAAAGAAACAGATGAAATATCTACATCTAAGCAAAACATTGAAACTTCTATAAACAGTGCAACAGATTTAAAGATATCTGATGCAAGTGATTCAAAAGCTGCATCTGTTCATTCAAAACATCTTTCAATGTTGTTTGGTACACAATTTAATCAACAAACTGCACTTATTAATATGCAGCAACCAGAACATGACCTAAAAACTGCAACAGTGATTTCGCAACAGAACAAAGAATTAAATAACGTATCAAATGCTCAGTATACTATACTCCATAATCAAGAAGAACAATTTAATACtttattaaaattgcaatttgaaaggCAAGCTTCattagaaaaacaaataaaaatgcaacAAGAACGTATTGATCAATATATTCAA gtaTTGATGACACAGCTTATTTCTACATCAAGTACAACATCAGTTTATGCAAGTTGTACATCAGAGTCAAATCgtagagaaaaagaatttacaaatgaaataaaagaaatggaaaagataataaaaaagttaCAAGTGGAAAAATCAAAATTAGAAGTTTTGTTGTCCACTGTAAATGAAAGACACAAGGATGAAATAACATTTCAAACAGAATTCTATca gagacaaatttcatttgtaaaagAAGCAATGATGAAATCAGAAGAGAGGACTAGGCAGGAAATAGAATGTTTGGAAACAGACTACATgacaaaattagaaaaattgaaggaCGAAAAGGAACAAATAGAAAATCAATACAAAGAAGAAATTCATAATTTAAAg AATGATCATGCTCaacaaataaaagaattatCTGACTTACACtctgtaaatataaaactttTGCAAAAGGAATATTTCAATATAATAGAAAGCATATCTAAAGCTAAACAAATAGAAGATCAAATGATAGAAACGATGACAAATCGAAAAACTGACATAGAAGATATATTACAGAAAGCTAATAGCATTATCGGAACTATATTAGAAAACAAGGAAAAATTAGAAATCAAACACAATCAAATAATTGAGTTTCGAGAGAatactttgaaaattcttgaaGATCATATAAAAG CTCAAAAGCTTGAgttaaaaaatcaaaatgatATTTTGCAAGAATAccttaataaatttattgaaacaacAGAGCAGTTCAGCACACGCATTGTACAATTTATAACTGAACTTCAAAAACAAAACATGTTAAGTACTCAACTACAAGAAATGTTTAACAAAAAATCAGCTAGTCTTTTACATGAAAGAGAATTATTTGGAGAAAGAGTAAAGtgggaagaaaattatttacag ACATTAAAAGAAACTTGGGTGAAGGAACAAGAGAAACAACTGCAATTACTCgcacaagaaaaagaaatagttGCAACAAAAAGAGCACAATTAGAAGTATTAAGTAAGCTCAAAAGTAGCAATCATAAATTTGCCAAAATAGAGGTAAT TTAG
- the twy gene encoding fas-binding factor 1 twitchy isoform X2, with translation MAEDLFKIKTPIIPTTSIKLNNELESKFNFEQEDNQLFSQRQNSYSVSKDIFSTLQNELTTEKKTEQLKKIAKRDEDILTNLIDKSDTIDNKSRRLSLKDNISGNKLHSSIVLDSVNPKYIRKMESDTMVQSMSTLPDTRSQSISKSTKISTKESQSGKRNIELINDPLGLLSTSLLPEQSLQLMINENVQSKDLKLQSTKTEENLPEWLGGSTKLEDRKSEKKLKETDEISTSKQNIETSINSATDLKISDASDSKAASVHSKHLSMLFGTQFNQQTALINMQQPEHDLKTATVISQQNKELNNVSNAQYTILHNQEEQFNTLLKLQFERQASLEKQIKMQQERIDQYIQVLMTQLISTSSTTSVYASCTSESNRREKEFTNEIKEMEKIIKKLQVEKSKLEVLLSTVNERHKDEITFQTEFYQRQISFVKEAMMKSEERTRQEIECLETDYMTKLEKLKDEKEQIENQYKEEIHNLKNDHAQQIKELSDLHSVNIKLLQKEYFNIIESISKAKQIEDQMIETMTNRKTDIEDILQKANSIIGTILENKEKLEIKHNQIIEFRENTLKILEDHIKAQKLELKNQNDILQEYLNKFIETTEQFSTRIVQFITELQKQNMLSTQLQEMFNKKSASLLHERELFGERVKWEENYLQTLKETWVKEQEKQLQLLAQEKEIVATKRAQLEVLSKLKSSNHKFAKIELEAAIKTAQEATIYANKEKLKWQKKINEFNIGKQFLQDKENQLILRAKELQNLTQLVLTKKNEGLKALEEARYLENQNKEKFNQLQIQFEELMEREKETATEKYNVAKDRLVSLAFEQGKSERDTDALYYFQNEVLSFSDVQSQFQITSEIMNIDPNLTMLTLNINDEIDSINNYTQMFDD, from the exons ATGGCAGAAGATTTGTTTAAAATCAAAACACCAATTATACCTACAACAagtattaaattaaacaatgaattggaatcaaaatttaattttgagcAAGAAGATAATCAGTTATTTTCACAGAGACAAAACAGTTACTCTGTTTCTAAGGATATTTTTAGTACATTGCAAAATGAATTAACtacagaaaaaaaaactgaaCAGTTAAAAAAAATAGCTAAAAGAGATGaagatattttaacaaatttaattgATAAGTCAGATACAATAGACAATAAATCAAGAAGGCTATCATTAAAAGATAACATATCTGGAAATAAACTTCATTCATCAATAGTTCTGGATTCTGTTAATCCTAAGTATATTAGAAAAATGGAATCGGACACTATGGTACAATCTATGAGTACTTTACCAGACACAAGATCTCAATCCATTAGCAAATCAACTAAAATTTCTACTAAAGAATCTCAAAGTGGTAAAAGGAATATAGAACTTATAAATGATCCTCTAGGTTTATTATCCACTAGTTTGTTACCAGAACAAAGTCTTCAACTG atGATAAATGAAAATGTGCAAAGCAAagatttaaaattacaaagtactaaaacagaagaaaatttgCCAGAATGGTTGGGTGGTTCAACAAAATTAGAAGATAGAAAATCAGAAAAAAAGCTGAAAGAAACAGATGAAATATCTACATCTAAGCAAAACATTGAAACTTCTATAAACAGTGCAACAGATTTAAAGATATCTGATGCAAGTGATTCAAAAGCTGCATCTGTTCATTCAAAACATCTTTCAATGTTGTTTGGTACACAATTTAATCAACAAACTGCACTTATTAATATGCAGCAACCAGAACATGACCTAAAAACTGCAACAGTGATTTCGCAACAGAACAAAGAATTAAATAACGTATCAAATGCTCAGTATACTATACTCCATAATCAAGAAGAACAATTTAATACtttattaaaattgcaatttgaaaggCAAGCTTCattagaaaaacaaataaaaatgcaacAAGAACGTATTGATCAATATATTCAA gtaTTGATGACACAGCTTATTTCTACATCAAGTACAACATCAGTTTATGCAAGTTGTACATCAGAGTCAAATCgtagagaaaaagaatttacaaatgaaataaaagaaatggaaaagataataaaaaagttaCAAGTGGAAAAATCAAAATTAGAAGTTTTGTTGTCCACTGTAAATGAAAGACACAAGGATGAAATAACATTTCAAACAGAATTCTATca gagacaaatttcatttgtaaaagAAGCAATGATGAAATCAGAAGAGAGGACTAGGCAGGAAATAGAATGTTTGGAAACAGACTACATgacaaaattagaaaaattgaaggaCGAAAAGGAACAAATAGAAAATCAATACAAAGAAGAAATTCATAATTTAAAg AATGATCATGCTCaacaaataaaagaattatCTGACTTACACtctgtaaatataaaactttTGCAAAAGGAATATTTCAATATAATAGAAAGCATATCTAAAGCTAAACAAATAGAAGATCAAATGATAGAAACGATGACAAATCGAAAAACTGACATAGAAGATATATTACAGAAAGCTAATAGCATTATCGGAACTATATTAGAAAACAAGGAAAAATTAGAAATCAAACACAATCAAATAATTGAGTTTCGAGAGAatactttgaaaattcttgaaGATCATATAAAAG CTCAAAAGCTTGAgttaaaaaatcaaaatgatATTTTGCAAGAATAccttaataaatttattgaaacaacAGAGCAGTTCAGCACACGCATTGTACAATTTATAACTGAACTTCAAAAACAAAACATGTTAAGTACTCAACTACAAGAAATGTTTAACAAAAAATCAGCTAGTCTTTTACATGAAAGAGAATTATTTGGAGAAAGAGTAAAGtgggaagaaaattatttacag ACATTAAAAGAAACTTGGGTGAAGGAACAAGAGAAACAACTGCAATTACTCgcacaagaaaaagaaatagttGCAACAAAAAGAGCACAATTAGAAGTATTAAGTAAGCTCAAAAGTAGCAATCATAAATTTGCCAAAATAGAG TTAGAAGCTGCTATTAAAACTGCACAAGAAGCAACTATTTATGctaacaaagaaaaattaaaatggcaaaaaaaaattaatgaatttaatatcgGTAAACAATTTTTACAAGATAAAGAAAATCAACTTATTTTACGTGCTAAAGAACTACAAAATCTAACACag ttagttttaactaaaaaaaatgaaggattAAAAGCTTTGGAAGAAGCGAGATATTTAGAAAACcaaaataaggaaaaatttaACCAGTTACAAATTCAATTTGAAGAATTaatggaaagagaaaaagaaactgcTACCGAGAAATACAACGTAGCGAA AGATAGACTGGTATCATTGGCCTTCGAGCAGGGGAAATCGGAAAGAGATACAGATGCcctgtattattttcaaaatgagGTATTATCGTTCTCAGATGTGCAGTCACAGTTTCAAATTACTTCAGAAATAATG AATATAGATCCAAACTTAACTATGTTAACATTAAATATCAATGATGAGATTGACTCCATTAATAATTACACACAAATGTTTgatgattaa
- the twy gene encoding fas-binding factor 1 twitchy isoform X1 has protein sequence MIDLTGTSNLEIITKTLEDMDSLNIELFNESFKKSESTASTVKDSHMQMNGETKKKVIFKDSIKDNFLFDLPSDEETSTKEERLFSSDSKSNMAEDLFKIKTPIIPTTSIKLNNELESKFNFEQEDNQLFSQRQNSYSVSKDIFSTLQNELTTEKKTEQLKKIAKRDEDILTNLIDKSDTIDNKSRRLSLKDNISGNKLHSSIVLDSVNPKYIRKMESDTMVQSMSTLPDTRSQSISKSTKISTKESQSGKRNIELINDPLGLLSTSLLPEQSLQLMINENVQSKDLKLQSTKTEENLPEWLGGSTKLEDRKSEKKLKETDEISTSKQNIETSINSATDLKISDASDSKAASVHSKHLSMLFGTQFNQQTALINMQQPEHDLKTATVISQQNKELNNVSNAQYTILHNQEEQFNTLLKLQFERQASLEKQIKMQQERIDQYIQVLMTQLISTSSTTSVYASCTSESNRREKEFTNEIKEMEKIIKKLQVEKSKLEVLLSTVNERHKDEITFQTEFYQRQISFVKEAMMKSEERTRQEIECLETDYMTKLEKLKDEKEQIENQYKEEIHNLKNDHAQQIKELSDLHSVNIKLLQKEYFNIIESISKAKQIEDQMIETMTNRKTDIEDILQKANSIIGTILENKEKLEIKHNQIIEFRENTLKILEDHIKAQKLELKNQNDILQEYLNKFIETTEQFSTRIVQFITELQKQNMLSTQLQEMFNKKSASLLHERELFGERVKWEENYLQTLKETWVKEQEKQLQLLAQEKEIVATKRAQLEVLSKLKSSNHKFAKIELEAAIKTAQEATIYANKEKLKWQKKINEFNIGKQFLQDKENQLILRAKELQNLTQLVLTKKNEGLKALEEARYLENQNKEKFNQLQIQFEELMEREKETATEKYNVAKDRLVSLAFEQGKSERDTDALYYFQNEVLSFSDVQSQFQITSEIMNIDPNLTMLTLNINDEIDSINNYTQMFDD, from the exons ATGATTGATCTTACTGGAACttcaaatttagaaataattacaAAAACATTAGAAGATATGGATAGCTTAAACATAGAATTATTTaatgaatcatttaaaaaatcagaATCTACTGCAAGTACTGTTAAAGATTCTCATATGCAGATGAATGGggaaacgaaaaagaaagttatatttaaag ATTCTATCAAAGATAACTTCTTATTTGATTTGCCATCTGATGAAGAAACTTCTACTAAAGAGGAGAGATTATTTTCATCTGATAGTAAAAGTAACATGGCAGAAGATTTGTTTAAAATCAAAACACCAATTATACCTACAACAagtattaaattaaacaatgaattggaatcaaaatttaattttgagcAAGAAGATAATCAGTTATTTTCACAGAGACAAAACAGTTACTCTGTTTCTAAGGATATTTTTAGTACATTGCAAAATGAATTAACtacagaaaaaaaaactgaaCAGTTAAAAAAAATAGCTAAAAGAGATGaagatattttaacaaatttaattgATAAGTCAGATACAATAGACAATAAATCAAGAAGGCTATCATTAAAAGATAACATATCTGGAAATAAACTTCATTCATCAATAGTTCTGGATTCTGTTAATCCTAAGTATATTAGAAAAATGGAATCGGACACTATGGTACAATCTATGAGTACTTTACCAGACACAAGATCTCAATCCATTAGCAAATCAACTAAAATTTCTACTAAAGAATCTCAAAGTGGTAAAAGGAATATAGAACTTATAAATGATCCTCTAGGTTTATTATCCACTAGTTTGTTACCAGAACAAAGTCTTCAACTG atGATAAATGAAAATGTGCAAAGCAAagatttaaaattacaaagtactaaaacagaagaaaatttgCCAGAATGGTTGGGTGGTTCAACAAAATTAGAAGATAGAAAATCAGAAAAAAAGCTGAAAGAAACAGATGAAATATCTACATCTAAGCAAAACATTGAAACTTCTATAAACAGTGCAACAGATTTAAAGATATCTGATGCAAGTGATTCAAAAGCTGCATCTGTTCATTCAAAACATCTTTCAATGTTGTTTGGTACACAATTTAATCAACAAACTGCACTTATTAATATGCAGCAACCAGAACATGACCTAAAAACTGCAACAGTGATTTCGCAACAGAACAAAGAATTAAATAACGTATCAAATGCTCAGTATACTATACTCCATAATCAAGAAGAACAATTTAATACtttattaaaattgcaatttgaaaggCAAGCTTCattagaaaaacaaataaaaatgcaacAAGAACGTATTGATCAATATATTCAA gtaTTGATGACACAGCTTATTTCTACATCAAGTACAACATCAGTTTATGCAAGTTGTACATCAGAGTCAAATCgtagagaaaaagaatttacaaatgaaataaaagaaatggaaaagataataaaaaagttaCAAGTGGAAAAATCAAAATTAGAAGTTTTGTTGTCCACTGTAAATGAAAGACACAAGGATGAAATAACATTTCAAACAGAATTCTATca gagacaaatttcatttgtaaaagAAGCAATGATGAAATCAGAAGAGAGGACTAGGCAGGAAATAGAATGTTTGGAAACAGACTACATgacaaaattagaaaaattgaaggaCGAAAAGGAACAAATAGAAAATCAATACAAAGAAGAAATTCATAATTTAAAg AATGATCATGCTCaacaaataaaagaattatCTGACTTACACtctgtaaatataaaactttTGCAAAAGGAATATTTCAATATAATAGAAAGCATATCTAAAGCTAAACAAATAGAAGATCAAATGATAGAAACGATGACAAATCGAAAAACTGACATAGAAGATATATTACAGAAAGCTAATAGCATTATCGGAACTATATTAGAAAACAAGGAAAAATTAGAAATCAAACACAATCAAATAATTGAGTTTCGAGAGAatactttgaaaattcttgaaGATCATATAAAAG CTCAAAAGCTTGAgttaaaaaatcaaaatgatATTTTGCAAGAATAccttaataaatttattgaaacaacAGAGCAGTTCAGCACACGCATTGTACAATTTATAACTGAACTTCAAAAACAAAACATGTTAAGTACTCAACTACAAGAAATGTTTAACAAAAAATCAGCTAGTCTTTTACATGAAAGAGAATTATTTGGAGAAAGAGTAAAGtgggaagaaaattatttacag ACATTAAAAGAAACTTGGGTGAAGGAACAAGAGAAACAACTGCAATTACTCgcacaagaaaaagaaatagttGCAACAAAAAGAGCACAATTAGAAGTATTAAGTAAGCTCAAAAGTAGCAATCATAAATTTGCCAAAATAGAG TTAGAAGCTGCTATTAAAACTGCACAAGAAGCAACTATTTATGctaacaaagaaaaattaaaatggcaaaaaaaaattaatgaatttaatatcgGTAAACAATTTTTACAAGATAAAGAAAATCAACTTATTTTACGTGCTAAAGAACTACAAAATCTAACACag ttagttttaactaaaaaaaatgaaggattAAAAGCTTTGGAAGAAGCGAGATATTTAGAAAACcaaaataaggaaaaatttaACCAGTTACAAATTCAATTTGAAGAATTaatggaaagagaaaaagaaactgcTACCGAGAAATACAACGTAGCGAA AGATAGACTGGTATCATTGGCCTTCGAGCAGGGGAAATCGGAAAGAGATACAGATGCcctgtattattttcaaaatgagGTATTATCGTTCTCAGATGTGCAGTCACAGTTTCAAATTACTTCAGAAATAATG AATATAGATCCAAACTTAACTATGTTAACATTAAATATCAATGATGAGATTGACTCCATTAATAATTACACACAAATGTTTgatgattaa